The following coding sequences lie in one Hydrotalea sp. genomic window:
- the lgt gene encoding prolipoprotein diacylglyceryl transferase, with translation MAYLHQLNPIAFHVFGWPIYWYGLAYMAGFLFCRYWVPRCYNQTRAVMAQQPSRAAPMPNLAGKDWDDFLFYGILATLVGGRLGFILLYHRDYFFHLSPVDWWQWFAVWQGGMAFHGAAVGLFIASLWFCRQKKIDPWLFVDNFTRAVPMALFVGRLANFINGELVGRVITNDFWRAKIGVVFPLVDDQPRYPSQLFEAMFEGLILFALLHVLASYKNHLAKNFKKGKGASTLSLRLPHGIVFCGFLFFYGLFRFCVEFLRDPQDGYIGPLTAGQFWCLIMAAAGVGIA, from the coding sequence ATGGCCTACCTCCACCAATTGAACCCCATTGCGTTCCATGTTTTTGGTTGGCCGATCTATTGGTATGGCTTGGCCTATATGGCTGGGTTTTTGTTTTGCCGTTATTGGGTGCCGCGTTGTTACAACCAAACCCGCGCCGTCATGGCGCAACAACCATCACGCGCCGCGCCAATGCCAAATCTTGCGGGCAAAGATTGGGACGATTTTTTATTCTATGGTATTTTGGCCACCCTGGTCGGTGGCCGCTTGGGGTTTATTTTGCTTTACCATCGCGATTATTTTTTTCACCTATCGCCCGTTGATTGGTGGCAATGGTTTGCGGTGTGGCAGGGTGGCATGGCGTTTCACGGCGCGGCCGTCGGGTTGTTTATTGCGTCGCTATGGTTTTGTCGCCAGAAAAAAATCGACCCATGGTTATTCGTCGATAATTTTACACGCGCCGTGCCGATGGCATTGTTCGTTGGTCGATTGGCCAATTTTATCAATGGCGAGCTAGTTGGCCGCGTCATCACCAATGATTTTTGGCGGGCAAAAATCGGCGTGGTCTTCCCGCTGGTCGATGACCAACCGCGTTACCCCAGCCAACTTTTTGAGGCAATGTTTGAGGGGTTGATTTTATTCGCGCTACTTCACGTTTTGGCCAGCTATAAAAACCACTTGGCAAAAAATTTTAAAAAGGGCAAGGGCGCATCGACCCTATCCTTACGCCTGCCGCACGGCATTGTGTTTTGCGGCTTTTTATTTTTTTATGGCCTGTTCCGGTTTTGCGTCGAATTTTTACGCGACCCGCAGGATGGTTACATCGGGCCACTAACCGCTGGTCAATTTTGGTGCCTGATAATGGCGGCGGCGGGGGTGGGGATTGCC
- a CDS encoding NAD-dependent epimerase/dehydratase family protein produces MVNLSQQFAPYFSQPLAWQKKNGFIVITGGLGFIGSCLANFFMAAGQNILLVDDASDEKLNNVKCLPPAAPSMLKPKPRYLLSRVFPKHLPLPPIITPDELLGLTRSHYHKKNIIAIVHLGAVSDTRSSDEDIVLTKNTDFSAAMWQKSIDWGIPLIYASTAATYGDGSAGFAEPTTLADLEKLKPLNLYGRSKHLFDLQVMAAKQDQAVNQSKTPLTPPFFAGLKFFNVFGPNEYHKGAQSSVIPRFYNQAYDTQKIKLFSSTDRAIKNGEQTRDFVWVMDCICVMVKLLQFYYSHKSSKQDDKDFLYQSSGIFNVGSGQATSFNQLVSFMLPHLPRAASGTTIDYIPTPADLVQHYQNHTRAVIDGLRQLIGFKPTPVATAVGFYINDFLKPTPMKR; encoded by the coding sequence ATGGTTAACCTATCGCAACAATTTGCCCCTTATTTTTCTCAACCCCTCGCTTGGCAAAAAAAAAACGGGTTCATCGTTATCACTGGTGGTTTGGGGTTTATCGGTTCTTGCCTCGCCAATTTTTTTATGGCCGCTGGTCAAAATATTTTACTGGTCGATGACGCCAGCGACGAAAAATTAAACAATGTAAAATGCCTGCCGCCCGCCGCGCCATCGATGTTAAAACCAAAACCACGTTATTTGTTGTCGCGGGTTTTTCCCAAACACCTACCCCTGCCGCCGATTATCACCCCCGATGAATTGCTGGGTTTAACCCGCAGTCATTATCACAAAAAAAATATCATCGCCATTGTGCATCTTGGCGCGGTCAGCGACACGCGGAGCAGTGATGAAGACATCGTCCTGACCAAAAACACCGACTTCAGCGCGGCCATGTGGCAAAAATCAATCGATTGGGGCATACCGCTTATTTATGCCTCGACCGCCGCGACCTACGGCGATGGGTCAGCCGGTTTTGCCGAGCCAACCACCCTGGCCGATTTGGAAAAACTAAAGCCGCTTAATTTATACGGCCGGTCAAAACACCTGTTTGATTTGCAGGTCATGGCCGCCAAGCAAGACCAAGCGGTCAACCAAAGCAAGACACCATTGACGCCGCCGTTTTTTGCCGGCTTAAAATTTTTCAATGTGTTTGGCCCCAATGAATATCACAAGGGGGCGCAATCGTCGGTTATCCCACGATTTTATAACCAGGCCTATGACACGCAAAAAATAAAATTATTTTCATCAACCGACCGGGCAATAAAAAACGGCGAACAAACCCGCGATTTCGTTTGGGTGATGGATTGCATTTGCGTCATGGTAAAATTGTTGCAATTTTATTACAGCCACAAATCGAGCAAGCAAGACGATAAGGATTTTCTATATCAATCATCGGGCATTTTTAATGTTGGGTCGGGCCAGGCCACCAGTTTTAACCAATTGGTATCATTCATGTTGCCGCACCTGCCGCGCGCGGCCAGCGGCACAACTATCGATTATATCCCAACGCCAGCCGATTTGGTGCAACATTACCAAAACCATACCCGCGCCGTGATTGACGGCTTGCGGCAATTGATTGGTTTTAAACCAACGCCGGTTGCCACCGCGGTGGGTTTTTACATCAACGATTTTTTAAAACCAACCCCCATGAAACGCTAA
- the ykgO gene encoding type B 50S ribosomal protein L36 — protein sequence MKVTSSLKTLRNRDKDCQLVKRRGRIYIINKKNPRYKARQGY from the coding sequence ATGAAAGTTACATCATCGCTCAAAACACTGCGCAACCGCGACAAAGATTGCCAATTGGTAAAACGCCGTGGCCGGATTTATATTATCAATAAAAAAAATCCCCGCTACAAAGCGCGCCAAGGTTATTAA
- a CDS encoding L,D-transpeptidase family protein, whose amino-acid sequence MTDNNQSTTNQILRVTPLALKPLAIGRGGMGVKRAEGDGITPLGDFAITAIMYRADRVAAPQTTLPCRAIAPDDIWVDDANSTDYNKLLSARHYPLSHEKLWRDDHLYDLLAVLDYNMNPIVAGRGSAIFIHLARDMGNGEFAKTEGCLAITPADFYNLAKTATAASRLHIGNDGIYLINS is encoded by the coding sequence ATGACCGACAATAATCAATCAACGACCAACCAAATTTTGCGCGTAACACCGCTCGCCCTTAAACCCTTGGCAATCGGTCGCGGCGGCATGGGGGTAAAAAGGGCGGAGGGCGACGGCATAACCCCCCTGGGCGATTTTGCCATCACCGCCATTATGTATCGCGCCGACCGCGTGGCCGCGCCGCAAACCACCCTGCCCTGCCGCGCCATTGCGCCAGATGATATTTGGGTCGACGACGCCAATTCGACCGATTATAACAAATTATTATCGGCGCGCCATTATCCCCTGTCGCACGAAAAATTATGGCGCGACGACCATCTTTACGATTTGCTGGCGGTGTTGGATTACAACATGAACCCCATTGTCGCCGGTCGCGGCAGTGCGATTTTTATTCACCTGGCGCGCGATATGGGCAATGGAGAATTTGCCAAGACCGAAGGTTGCCTGGCCATCACGCCGGCCGATTTTTATAACCTGGCGAAAACCGCCACCGCCGCCAGTCGGTTGCATATTGGGAATGATGGTATTTACCTAATTAACAGCTGA
- a CDS encoding peroxiredoxin, giving the protein MIKVGDNVENEKITVVGKNGGEAAMLHELLGKRTVLFAVPGAFTPTCAMKHLPSYINKESELRAKGVDKILCLAVNDVFVMQAWEKAENSAGHLTMIADGSCALTQKWGLTLDLIAAGLGVRSERYAMVLDGTKITHLFVEGPGEYKVSSAEHVLSQI; this is encoded by the coding sequence ATGATAAAAGTCGGCGATAATGTTGAAAACGAAAAAATCACGGTGGTCGGAAAAAATGGTGGCGAGGCCGCCATGCTCCATGAATTATTGGGCAAGCGCACCGTGCTGTTCGCCGTGCCCGGGGCATTTACCCCGACCTGCGCCATGAAGCACCTGCCGAGTTATATTAACAAGGAAAGCGAATTGCGCGCCAAGGGGGTTGATAAAATCCTGTGCCTGGCGGTGAATGATGTGTTTGTTATGCAGGCGTGGGAGAAAGCCGAAAATTCCGCCGGCCATCTAACCATGATAGCCGATGGGTCATGCGCCCTGACCCAAAAATGGGGATTGACGTTAGATTTAATCGCCGCCGGTTTGGGGGTGCGTTCCGAACGTTACGCCATGGTGCTTGACGGCACAAAAATCACGCATTTGTTTGTCGAAGGCCCGGGCGAGTATAAGGTCTCCTCCGCCGAGCATGTGCTGAGTCAAATTTAA
- the purM gene encoding phosphoribosylformylglycinamidine cyclo-ligase produces MTKNPDAPNNAPNDAPNDALNDAYARAGVDITAGNDFADAIGVMAQKTHQPFLRAGIGGFAAVLDMAKTGFRDPLLMLSCDGVGTKLDLAIAHNHFAGIGFDLVAMAVNDILVLGATPLAFLDYYATGKLDRAVAEKILASIVAACATADCVLAGGETAEMPGFYDGGKLDLAGFVMGAVERENYDKRPAVVAGDKLLGLASSGFHSNGFSLIRQMLKTHKIDERAVAPYKTKSSAENLAHDLLTPTRIYKKIFDAIGGDISAAAHITGGGLLENPPRVFGKNLSAHIAKSSWAMPEQFRWLQDLGKIKDDDMFRSFNCGIGMVLMVAADKEKIVKDKLQKMGEAVFDLGMVETKKTPTAPSVVIE; encoded by the coding sequence ATGACAAAAAACCCCGACGCCCCTAACAACGCGCCAAATGATGCCCCTAACGACGCCCTCAACGACGCCTATGCCCGCGCCGGCGTTGATATAACCGCCGGCAATGATTTTGCCGACGCCATCGGGGTGATGGCGCAAAAAACCCACCAACCATTTTTACGCGCCGGCATCGGCGGTTTTGCCGCGGTGCTCGATATGGCGAAAACCGGTTTTCGCGACCCATTGTTGATGTTGTCATGCGACGGGGTGGGCACAAAATTAGACCTGGCGATTGCCCACAATCATTTTGCTGGCATTGGGTTCGATTTGGTGGCCATGGCGGTGAATGATATTTTGGTGCTGGGGGCGACACCCTTGGCCTTTTTAGATTATTACGCCACCGGCAAATTGGACAGGGCGGTTGCCGAAAAAATTTTGGCCAGCATCGTTGCCGCCTGCGCCACCGCCGATTGCGTTTTGGCCGGCGGCGAAACGGCGGAGATGCCCGGGTTTTACGACGGCGGCAAATTGGATTTAGCCGGTTTTGTCATGGGGGCGGTCGAACGGGAAAATTACGACAAACGGCCGGCGGTGGTGGCGGGCGATAAATTGTTGGGGCTGGCGTCATCTGGTTTTCACAGCAATGGGTTTAGCTTGATAAGGCAGATGTTAAAAACCCATAAGATTGATGAGCGGGCTGTCGCCCCCTATAAAACAAAATCATCGGCTGAGAATTTGGCGCATGACCTGCTGACCCCGACGCGGATTTACAAAAAGATATTTGACGCGATTGGCGGCGACATCAGCGCGGCGGCGCATATCACCGGTGGCGGTTTGTTAGAAAATCCGCCACGGGTGTTTGGCAAAAACCTATCGGCGCATATTGCAAAATCATCCTGGGCAATGCCCGAACAATTTCGCTGGTTGCAAGACCTGGGTAAGATAAAAGACGACGATATGTTCCGCAGTTTCAATTGCGGCATCGGCATGGTGTTGATGGTGGCGGCTGATAAGGAAAAAATCGTCAAGGATAAATTACAAAAAATGGGCGAGGCGGTGTTTGACCTAGGTATGGTGGAAACAAAAAAAACGCCCACCGCCCCATCGGTGGTGATAGAATAA
- the purN gene encoding phosphoribosylglycinamide formyltransferase: MTDKTRVMILLSGRGSNFIALADDMAVNPHHQIIAVASDNPKATGLDYARKKNIPLLLLDYNAGRAAAEKTLQEFIAREQIYYILLAGFMKILSPDFARQFKNRILNIHPSLLPKYPGLDTHQRAIAAGDKEHGCSVHIVDETLDGGPLLAQRAVRVLPNDTAGSLADKVLALEHELYPFVLQNIESLIKQEHEQ, translated from the coding sequence ATGACGGATAAGACGCGGGTTATGATATTATTGTCGGGGCGCGGCAGTAATTTCATCGCCCTGGCCGATGACATGGCGGTTAACCCGCATCACCAAATTATTGCCGTGGCCAGCGACAACCCAAAAGCAACAGGATTGGATTACGCCCGCAAGAAAAACATTCCGCTGTTGTTGTTGGATTATAACGCCGGGCGCGCCGCCGCCGAAAAAACATTGCAAGAATTTATCGCCCGCGAACAAATATATTATATTTTGCTGGCCGGTTTTATGAAAATCCTGTCGCCGGATTTTGCGCGCCAATTTAAAAACCGCATCCTGAATATCCACCCGTCATTATTGCCGAAATACCCCGGGCTTGACACGCACCAGCGGGCGATTGCGGCGGGTGATAAGGAACATGGTTGTTCGGTGCATATTGTCGATGAGACGTTGGACGGCGGGCCGTTGTTGGCGCAACGGGCGGTTCGCGTTTTGCCGAACGACACGGCGGGTTCGCTGGCCGATAAGGTATTGGCGTTGGAACATGAACTTTACCCTTTCGTTTTACAAAATATCGAAAGCTTGATAAAGCAAGAACATGAGCAATAA
- a CDS encoding 3-hydroxyacyl-CoA dehydrogenase family protein, whose protein sequence is MSNNNITPTIKNIGVIGAGQMGRGIAQVFATAGFAVMLCDSNDIALATAQKEIAGSLKKLQEKNLLAAQSPDDIAKKITFSQDMNGLQVCDLLIEAIIENLPAKEKLYGQLKTILRDRPNVIVASNTSALSIKTLQGYSPSAQNFLGIHFMNPAPLMPLVEIITTDETAAGHAPMIKDIIEKKLAKQAVVLRDTPGFVLNRLLVPYLNEAVKLLAAGVASRDDIDKAMMLGAGYKMGPLALLDFIGLDTCESILHSLADNSGEEHYRPAAMLSDLVKTGHLGRKTKKGFYDY, encoded by the coding sequence ATGAGCAATAACAATATCACGCCCACCATAAAAAACATTGGCGTTATCGGTGCCGGACAAATGGGGCGCGGCATTGCGCAGGTTTTTGCCACCGCCGGTTTTGCGGTCATGTTGTGCGACAGCAACGATATTGCCCTGGCCACCGCACAGAAAGAAATAGCTGGCTCCTTAAAAAAATTACAAGAAAAAAACCTGTTGGCGGCGCAATCGCCCGATGACATTGCAAAAAAAATTACCTTCAGCCAAGATATGAATGGCCTGCAAGTGTGCGATTTGCTTATCGAGGCAATTATCGAAAACCTGCCGGCCAAGGAAAAACTCTACGGCCAACTAAAAACCATTTTGCGCGATAGGCCCAATGTTATTGTCGCCAGCAACACCTCGGCCCTGTCGATTAAAACCCTGCAGGGTTACAGCCCAAGCGCGCAGAATTTCCTCGGCATTCATTTTATGAATCCGGCACCGCTGATGCCGCTGGTCGAAATTATCACCACCGATGAAACCGCCGCCGGCCACGCGCCAATGATAAAGGACATCATCGAAAAAAAATTGGCGAAGCAGGCGGTGGTGTTGCGCGACACGCCGGGTTTTGTGCTGAACCGCCTGTTGGTGCCCTACCTTAACGAGGCGGTGAAATTATTGGCGGCCGGCGTGGCCAGCCGCGATGATATTGATAAGGCGATGATGCTCGGCGCGGGTTATAAAATGGGGCCGCTGGCCTTGCTCGATTTCATCGGGCTTGATACCTGCGAATCGATATTGCACAGCCTGGCCGACAACAGCGGCGAAGAACATTATCGGCCGGCGGCGATGCTGAGCGATTTGGTGAAAACTGGTCACCTTGGCCGAAAAACCAAGAAAGGTTTTTACGATTATTAA
- a CDS encoding NUDIX domain-containing protein, with translation NEVVGRTILPSSNEVIGRTILPSSNKVIGRIMLDEIVLPAKQLPKNFVMSDWVQAMMDLANLICRVESPACDNCPLQAECLGKKKWRDYPQPKIKKAKPIFYGAVLICKNSNGEYLLERRPVNKKNTKPKTAKAIKPVTDISAGLYQGLLVFPMTPLVRDLKMLDQQVAKMKQQNIIKQLKNNCVVHDLTHRRLVLSLVFSEKTPADGKAKQGKAADNMIWVADDKLASLPLPSVMKKVIKQMAD, from the coding sequence AACGAAGTGGTAGGGCGAACCATATTGCCCTCAAGTAACGAAGTGATAGGGCGAACCATATTGCCCTCAAGTAACAAAGTGATAGGGCGAATAATGTTGGATGAAATAGTCTTGCCCGCCAAGCAATTGCCAAAAAATTTTGTCATGTCCGATTGGGTGCAGGCGATGATGGACCTGGCCAATTTAATATGCCGCGTCGAAAGCCCAGCCTGCGACAATTGCCCATTGCAGGCCGAATGTTTGGGTAAAAAAAAATGGCGCGATTACCCGCAACCAAAAATAAAAAAAGCCAAGCCAATTTTTTATGGCGCGGTGTTGATTTGCAAAAACAGCAACGGCGAATATTTGTTGGAACGGCGACCGGTCAATAAAAAAAACACCAAGCCAAAAACCGCCAAGGCAATAAAACCGGTAACAGATATATCAGCCGGCCTGTATCAGGGGTTGTTGGTGTTCCCCATGACGCCGCTGGTGCGTGACTTAAAAATGCTCGACCAGCAGGTTGCCAAAATGAAACAACAAAACATTATCAAACAGCTTAAAAATAATTGCGTGGTGCATGATTTGACCCATCGGCGGTTGGTGTTATCGCTGGTTTTTTCTGAAAAAACCCCTGCCGATGGTAAGGCAAAGCAAGGCAAGGCGGCGGATAATATGATATGGGTGGCGGATGATAAATTGGCCTCCTTGCCTCTTCCCTCGGTGATGAAAAAAGTGATAAAGCAGATGGCCGATTAA
- a CDS encoding LptF/LptG family permease, translating to MPTPTPAAFPYPLRKKVAFSAGNLLGGYFFNSYRRTILASSGVLLGILLLGQIIYSLPAIIATGFNPLMLLKIIVCYSPQALTIILPLVASFGVFVAMRRQFENHELLMARGFGIAEKQLLRIVQKLGLIGFVVLLVLKSYFAPWGQAGYRDVKFAATQNIARSMVEEGRFFSPNYGSSGFTIFIGKKNFNGALSDIFIFDNRNLGHVSAISAQKGAMTNNNILTLDNGIEFKVGGPRVTSLGFERYSMDVSVFQQKKQRRSVNEIDSNVFIKMLLVVQEDKNEYYYAWLILAERVVYSLLGFFFPLFAAVILWRSKVDKSGRYFGSLSLLFCLTIAFVIIHLVTYNYARDHLGHWYIMFVPAGLLLTTFLLLRYWPARRGRQDRPDDAPRVMAAPLN from the coding sequence ATGCCCACGCCCACGCCCGCCGCCTTCCCCTACCCGTTGCGAAAAAAAGTCGCCTTTTCTGCCGGCAACCTGTTGGGCGGGTATTTTTTTAATAGCTACCGCCGCACTATTTTAGCCAGTAGCGGCGTGTTGCTCGGCATTTTATTGCTCGGGCAAATTATCTATTCCTTGCCGGCGATTATTGCCACCGGTTTTAACCCGCTAATGTTGTTAAAAATTATTGTTTGTTACAGCCCCCAGGCCCTGACGATTATTTTGCCACTGGTTGCATCGTTCGGTGTTTTTGTCGCGATGCGTCGCCAATTTGAAAACCATGAGCTATTGATGGCGCGCGGCTTTGGCATTGCCGAAAAACAATTATTGCGCATCGTGCAAAAATTGGGGTTGATTGGTTTTGTTGTCCTGTTGGTTTTAAAATCTTACTTTGCGCCCTGGGGCCAGGCCGGTTACCGCGATGTAAAATTTGCCGCGACGCAAAACATCGCCCGTTCGATGGTCGAGGAAGGACGATTCTTCAGCCCCAACTATGGCAGTTCGGGCTTTACGATATTCATCGGCAAGAAAAATTTTAATGGCGCCCTGAGCGATATTTTTATTTTTGACAATCGAAACCTCGGCCATGTGTCGGCGATTAGCGCGCAGAAAGGGGCCATGACCAACAATAACATCTTAACCCTCGACAATGGTATAGAATTTAAAGTCGGCGGGCCGCGCGTTACCAGCCTGGGGTTCGAGCGTTACAGCATGGATGTCTCGGTTTTCCAGCAAAAAAAACAACGGCGCAGTGTAAACGAAATCGATAGCAATGTTTTTATAAAAATGTTGTTGGTGGTGCAGGAGGATAAAAACGAGTATTATTATGCCTGGCTTATCCTGGCCGAGCGCGTGGTATATAGCCTGCTTGGTTTTTTCTTTCCGCTATTTGCCGCGGTGATATTGTGGCGAAGCAAGGTTGATAAGTCGGGAAGGTATTTTGGTTCTTTAAGCTTATTATTTTGCCTTACCATCGCGTTTGTTATCATTCACTTGGTGACATATAATTATGCGCGAGACCATTTGGGCCATTGGTATATTATGTTTGTGCCGGCGGGGTTGTTGCTGACAACATTTTTATTGTTACGTTATTGGCCGGCGCGTCGTGGTCGGCAGGATCGCCCAGACGATGCGCCACGGGTCATGGCGGCACCCCTTAATTAA